One Pseudomonas rhizophila DNA window includes the following coding sequences:
- a CDS encoding TrkH family potassium uptake protein: protein MSLAAVRFIGFILGIFLITLAASMAIPLLTLMVYERNDDLSAFLWSSLITFVCGILLVARGRPEHIQLRPRDMYLLTTASWVVVCTFAALPMVFIQHISYTDAFFETMSGITTTGSTILTGLDNASPGLLIWRSMLQWLGGIGFIGMAVAILPLLRVGGMRLFQTESSDWSEKVTPRSHVAATYILWLYLGLSALAALALWLAGMTPFEAINHAMTMISTGGFSTSDSSLANWSQPAIHWISVIIMIAGALPFTLYVATLRGNKRALLRDHQVRGFLGFLVITWLVVGTWLSLNSDYAWLDAVRIVAVNVTSVVTTTGVALGDYSLWGSFALLLFFYLTFVGGCSGSTSGGLKIFRFQVAGALLMGSLKQLIHPRAVIQKKYNKHPIDEEIVRSLLTFSFFFTITIGAIALGLALIGLDWTTALTGAATAVCNVGPGLGSIIGPAGNFSTLPDAAKWLLTIGMLLGRLEILTVLVLFTPVFWKY, encoded by the coding sequence ATGTCCCTTGCGGCTGTGCGGTTTATCGGATTCATCCTCGGCATTTTCCTGATCACCCTGGCCGCGAGCATGGCAATCCCGCTTCTCACGCTGATGGTGTACGAGCGAAACGATGACCTCTCGGCGTTCTTGTGGTCGAGCCTGATCACCTTTGTCTGCGGCATCTTGCTGGTAGCACGTGGTCGGCCAGAGCACATACAACTGCGTCCGCGGGACATGTACCTGCTGACCACTGCCAGTTGGGTGGTTGTCTGCACCTTCGCCGCCTTGCCGATGGTGTTTATCCAGCACATCAGCTACACCGACGCATTCTTCGAGACGATGTCCGGCATCACCACCACCGGCTCGACCATCCTCACCGGCTTGGACAATGCCTCCCCGGGCCTGCTGATCTGGCGCTCGATGTTGCAGTGGCTCGGAGGGATCGGCTTCATCGGCATGGCAGTGGCCATCCTGCCGCTGCTGCGGGTCGGCGGCATGCGACTGTTCCAGACCGAATCATCGGACTGGTCGGAGAAAGTCACACCGCGCTCCCATGTGGCGGCGACCTACATCCTGTGGCTCTACTTAGGCTTGAGTGCCCTGGCCGCCCTGGCCTTGTGGCTGGCGGGCATGACACCTTTCGAAGCGATCAACCATGCGATGACCATGATTTCCACCGGAGGGTTCTCCACTTCGGATTCGTCCCTGGCCAACTGGTCTCAACCGGCCATCCACTGGATCTCGGTGATTATCATGATCGCCGGTGCACTGCCCTTCACCTTGTATGTCGCCACGTTGCGCGGGAACAAACGAGCGTTGCTCAGGGATCATCAGGTCCGTGGATTCCTCGGATTCCTGGTCATTACCTGGCTCGTGGTGGGCACCTGGCTGAGCCTGAACAGCGACTACGCCTGGCTGGACGCGGTGCGCATCGTAGCCGTCAACGTGACTTCGGTGGTCACCACCACCGGTGTGGCGCTGGGTGACTACTCGCTATGGGGCAGCTTTGCCCTGCTGCTATTTTTCTACCTGACGTTTGTCGGCGGTTGTTCGGGATCCACCTCCGGCGGGCTAAAGATTTTTCGTTTTCAGGTGGCCGGCGCCTTACTGATGGGCAGTTTGAAACAACTGATCCATCCGCGGGCGGTGATTCAGAAAAAATACAACAAGCACCCCATCGACGAAGAGATCGTCCGTTCGCTGCTGACGTTTTCTTTTTTCTTCACCATTACCATCGGCGCTATCGCCCTTGGGCTTGCGCTGATCGGCCTGGACTGGACGACGGCCCTCACCGGTGCCGCCACGGCCGTGTGCAACGTCGGGCCAGGGCTGGGCTCGATCATCGGACCGGCCGGCAACTTCTCCACCTTGCCGGATGCGGCCAAATGGCTGCTGACCATTGGCATGCTGCTGGGTCGTCTGGAGATTCTGACCGTGCTG